From Pongo pygmaeus isolate AG05252 chromosome 1, NHGRI_mPonPyg2-v2.0_pri, whole genome shotgun sequence, one genomic window encodes:
- the SLAMF1 gene encoding signaling lymphocytic activation molecule isoform X3: MDPKGLLSLTFMLFLSLAFGASYGTGGRMMNCPKILRQLGSKVLLPLTYERINKSMNKSIHIVVTMAKSLENSVENKIVSLDPSEAGPPRYLGDRYKFYLENLTLGIQESRKEDEGWYFMTLEKNVSVQRFCLQLRLYEQVSTPEIKVLNKTQENGTCTLILGCTVEKGDHVAYSWSEKADTHPLNPANSSHLLSLTLGPQHAGNIYICTVSNPISNNSQTFSPWPRCRTDPSETKPWAVYAGLLGGVIMILIMVLILQLRRRATLTTTNQYWSQNVLTQDQERCPGCLPMVKRTVTRQQWEKKALRSMPKSRNQVLFRRNLTPSQLRTLAPPYMLLPQSLSQSLSRKQIPSQSMLV; this comes from the exons GTGGGCGCATGATGAACTGCCCGAAGATTCTCCGGCAGTTGGGAAGCAAAGTGCTGCTGCCCCTGACATATGAAAGGATAAATAAGAGCATGAACAAAAGCATCCACATTGTCGTCACAATGGCAAAATCACTGGAGAACAGTGTCGAGAACAAAATAGTGTCTCTTGATCCATCCGAAGCAGGCCCTCCACGTTACCTAGGAGATCGCTACAAGTTTTATCTGGAGAATCTCACCCTGGGGATCCAGGAAAGCAGGAAGGAGGATGAGGGATGGTACTTTATGACCCTGGAGAAAAATGTTTCAGTTCAGCGCTTTTGCCTGCAGCTGAGGCTTTATG AGCAGGTCTCCACTCcagaaattaaagttttaaacAAGACCCAGGAGAACGGGACCTGCACCTTGATACTGGGCTGCACGGTGGAGAAGGGGGACCATGTGGCTTACAGCTGGAGTGAAAAGGCGGACACCCACCCACTGAACCCAGCCAACAGCTCCCACCTCCTGTCCCTCACCCTCGGCCCCCAGCATGCTGGCAATATCTACATCTGCACCGTGAGCAACCCCATCAGCAACAATTCCCAGACCTTCAGCCCATGGCCCAGATGCAGGACAGACCCCTCAG aaacaaaACCATGGGCAGTGTATGCTGGGCTGTTAGGGGGTGTCATCATGATTCTCATCATGGTGCTAATACTACAGTTGAGAAGAAGAG CCACCTTGACTACTACCAACCAATACTGGAGTCAAAATGTCCTGACCCAAGACCAGGAGAGATGCCCTGGCTGCCTTCCCATG GTAAAACGGACCGTTACCAGAcaacaatgggaaaaaaaagcctTACGATCTATGCCCAAGTCCAGAAACCAGGT CCTCTTCAGAAGAAACTTGACCCCTTCCCAGCTCAGGACCCTTGCACCACCATATATGTTGCTGCCACAGAGCCTGTCCCAGAGTCTGTCCAG GAAACAAATTCCATCACAGTCTATGCTAGTGTGA
- the SLAMF1 gene encoding signaling lymphocytic activation molecule isoform X1, with amino-acid sequence MDPKGLLSLTFMLFLSLAFGASYGTGGRMMNCPKILRQLGSKVLLPLTYERINKSMNKSIHIVVTMAKSLENSVENKIVSLDPSEAGPPRYLGDRYKFYLENLTLGIQESRKEDEGWYFMTLEKNVSVQRFCLQLRLYEQVSTPEIKVLNKTQENGTCTLILGCTVEKGDHVAYSWSEKADTHPLNPANSSHLLSLTLGPQHAGNIYICTVSNPISNNSQTFSPWPRCRTDPSETKPWAVYAGLLGGVIMILIMVLILQLRRRGKTDRYQTTMGKKSLTIYAQVQKPGPLQKKLDPFPAQDPCTTIYVAATEPVPESVQETNSITVYASVTLPES; translated from the exons GTGGGCGCATGATGAACTGCCCGAAGATTCTCCGGCAGTTGGGAAGCAAAGTGCTGCTGCCCCTGACATATGAAAGGATAAATAAGAGCATGAACAAAAGCATCCACATTGTCGTCACAATGGCAAAATCACTGGAGAACAGTGTCGAGAACAAAATAGTGTCTCTTGATCCATCCGAAGCAGGCCCTCCACGTTACCTAGGAGATCGCTACAAGTTTTATCTGGAGAATCTCACCCTGGGGATCCAGGAAAGCAGGAAGGAGGATGAGGGATGGTACTTTATGACCCTGGAGAAAAATGTTTCAGTTCAGCGCTTTTGCCTGCAGCTGAGGCTTTATG AGCAGGTCTCCACTCcagaaattaaagttttaaacAAGACCCAGGAGAACGGGACCTGCACCTTGATACTGGGCTGCACGGTGGAGAAGGGGGACCATGTGGCTTACAGCTGGAGTGAAAAGGCGGACACCCACCCACTGAACCCAGCCAACAGCTCCCACCTCCTGTCCCTCACCCTCGGCCCCCAGCATGCTGGCAATATCTACATCTGCACCGTGAGCAACCCCATCAGCAACAATTCCCAGACCTTCAGCCCATGGCCCAGATGCAGGACAGACCCCTCAG aaacaaaACCATGGGCAGTGTATGCTGGGCTGTTAGGGGGTGTCATCATGATTCTCATCATGGTGCTAATACTACAGTTGAGAAGAAGAG GTAAAACGGACCGTTACCAGAcaacaatgggaaaaaaaagcctTACGATCTATGCCCAAGTCCAGAAACCAGGT CCTCTTCAGAAGAAACTTGACCCCTTCCCAGCTCAGGACCCTTGCACCACCATATATGTTGCTGCCACAGAGCCTGTCCCAGAGTCTGTCCAG GAAACAAATTCCATCACAGTCTATGCTAGTGTGACACTTCCAGAGAGCTGA
- the SLAMF1 gene encoding signaling lymphocytic activation molecule isoform X2, producing MDPKGLLSLTFMLFLSLAFGASYGTGGRMMNCPKILRQLGSKVLLPLTYERINKSMNKSIHIVVTMAKSLENSVENKIVSLDPSEAGPPRYLGDRYKFYLENLTLGIQESRKEDEGWYFMTLEKNVSVQRFCLQLRLYEQVSTPEIKVLNKTQENGTCTLILGCTVEKGDHVAYSWSEKADTHPLNPANSSHLLSLTLGPQHAGNIYICTVSNPISNNSQTFSPWPRCRTDPSGKTDRYQTTMGKKSLTIYAQVQKPGPLQKKLDPFPAQDPCTTIYVAATEPVPESVQETNSITVYASVTLPES from the exons GTGGGCGCATGATGAACTGCCCGAAGATTCTCCGGCAGTTGGGAAGCAAAGTGCTGCTGCCCCTGACATATGAAAGGATAAATAAGAGCATGAACAAAAGCATCCACATTGTCGTCACAATGGCAAAATCACTGGAGAACAGTGTCGAGAACAAAATAGTGTCTCTTGATCCATCCGAAGCAGGCCCTCCACGTTACCTAGGAGATCGCTACAAGTTTTATCTGGAGAATCTCACCCTGGGGATCCAGGAAAGCAGGAAGGAGGATGAGGGATGGTACTTTATGACCCTGGAGAAAAATGTTTCAGTTCAGCGCTTTTGCCTGCAGCTGAGGCTTTATG AGCAGGTCTCCACTCcagaaattaaagttttaaacAAGACCCAGGAGAACGGGACCTGCACCTTGATACTGGGCTGCACGGTGGAGAAGGGGGACCATGTGGCTTACAGCTGGAGTGAAAAGGCGGACACCCACCCACTGAACCCAGCCAACAGCTCCCACCTCCTGTCCCTCACCCTCGGCCCCCAGCATGCTGGCAATATCTACATCTGCACCGTGAGCAACCCCATCAGCAACAATTCCCAGACCTTCAGCCCATGGCCCAGATGCAGGACAGACCCCTCAG GTAAAACGGACCGTTACCAGAcaacaatgggaaaaaaaagcctTACGATCTATGCCCAAGTCCAGAAACCAGGT CCTCTTCAGAAGAAACTTGACCCCTTCCCAGCTCAGGACCCTTGCACCACCATATATGTTGCTGCCACAGAGCCTGTCCCAGAGTCTGTCCAG GAAACAAATTCCATCACAGTCTATGCTAGTGTGACACTTCCAGAGAGCTGA